GTCGGCTGGTGCCTCGAAAAAATGGTCGTCGGCGAACGCACGGAAAAACCCGCACAGCCGATCCCCCCGAAGCACGACCCCGAGCGATTCGATGTCGACTGGCTTGCCCTCGTCCGCGGGCTCTGGGTCGGCGTCGCCATCATGACCGCCGCCGGGCTCGCCTACCTCTTCCTGCTCAACCACATCACCGACGGCATCCTCACCGACGAGATGAGCTTCGGCTGGCCCGCCGCGCTGAACCTCGTCGGGCTGGGCACCATGCTCGTCGCGCTCGCCATCATCGCGGTCTTCCTCCGCAAGCTCACGGGCAAGCCCAAGACCGACCGCCGCTGGTTCGCCGCGCTCGGGCTGGGGCTCGGCGTCCTGGCCACCGCGTCGGTCGGCAACGCAGCGATGACCAAGGCGATGAAGATCTCACTGGTCAAGGACGCGGTGCCCCTCCAATACAACCTCGCCGCCGAGTTCCCCAGAGAAATTGGCAAGTGGGTCGTAGTCAGCCAGGACGCCCGGCTGGGCCACGACCTCGAAGATGAACTCGGCGCAACCGAATACATCACGGTCTGGTTCCTGGATTCGTCCTCCGAGCGGACGGTCGAGGACCTCGACATCCAGCTCAACCCCGAGGGCCGCAGCCTGGTCGCGGGCTACGAGCCCGGCGACGCAGCCGTACTGCACATCGCCTACTACACCGGCATCGTCGATACCGTCCCGCACGTCCCGGACAAATGCTGGATTGTCGCCGGCGGCACCGTCGCCCACCGCGGCACGTACAAGATCAACCTCGGCGGCGAGGGCTACCGCGACGACCCCGAGTCCGACGGCCTGCTCGCCCGCAGCACGTTCGGCTACGACGTCCGTATCCCCCGCGACGATATCGAGATGATCATCTTCGCCGCCGACATGGAAGGCGGCGCAACCTCCGCCGCGGCCTACTTCTTCGTCGCCAACGGCGACTACATGGCCAGCAGCCACCAGGTCCGCTTCAGCTTCGACCTGCGTGACCGCTACGCCTACTACTGCAAAGTCGAGGTCCGGTTCCCCGGCGTCAACGACCCCGAAGAGCTCCGGCTGCTCACCGAAGACTTCCTGAGCGACCTCATGCCCGAGGTGATGGCCATCCTCCCCGACTGGACCGAGGTCCAAGCCGGCCGATACCCCGAGCCCGACGGCTCGGCCCCGCCGCCGCCTTCGCCCCAAGACCCCGTGACGCCCCAGAACTAAGCAGCATCCGGAACTCGCAAACCCCGGCGGCCCACCGCCCAGACCCGAAACAGAGAACGGCTCCCATGGCCACCCGCATCAACACCAAATTCGCCATCATCCTCGCCGTCGCCGTCGTGATCATCGGCGTGGGCGGCGCCTTCGCCGCGAAGAAGTTCATCTTCAAGAGCGCCCAGCAGTACGCCTCCGAGGGCGACCAGTTCCTCGAAGACGCCCAGGCCGCCTTCGCCGCCGGCGACATCGAGGAGGCCAACGCCCTCTTCGACCGCGCCGCCCGGCGGTACAACGCCGCCAACCGCAAGGCCGAGGGCAACAACGAGTACGTCTACAAGAGCATCATCGCCAACGCGGCCTATATCTGCGAAAGCACGACCGAAGCCCAGAACCGCCTGGGGATGATCACCGGCGCACGCCAGATCGCGCACGACTCGGTCGGGGCCACCGAGGAAGACCAGGTCCAGTACTACGAGGGGCTGATGGCCCGGCACCGGATGGGGCTGGTGATCGACGGCTACCGCCCGTGGATCGGCAACCTCTACGGCGCCACGGACGCGCAGCTCGACGTCGACGAGGACAACGCATTGGCCCGCCGATGGCGCGGGATCGCCGGGGTCTACCTGCTGCGTAACGACATGCCGCCCGAAGAGCGCATCGTCCCGCTCGACGACCTCAAAGACGCCCTGGAAGACACGCCCAACGACGCGCTGCTGCTGCACCATGTCGCGGTCTGGCATAGCAACGAGGCCCGGCGGATCCGCAACGCCGAGGGCGGCGCCACCACCGAATCGATCACCCGGCTCGAAGCGCAAAGCCGCGAATACTCGGCGCAGGCCCTCGCCGCCGACCCCGACGACCCCTACAACCGGCTGAGCCACCTCGACATCCTGATGCGCTCCCCGCTGGATGAGGAGGTCCGCGACGCGATCCTCACGAACCTGCTCGTGCTGGGCCAGCAACTCGCCGACAACGCCGACGACCGCGCCTTGCTTTACGACGCGGAGATCCAGCGCGTCGTCGGCTGGCTTGCGGCCCTGCCCCAGATCATCGGGGACCCCGAAGACGCCCGGGGGCAAGCGCCCATGCTGGCCCTCGCCCAGGCCACCGTCGCCGACGCCCCCGACCACATGAGCCGGTACCTCACCCTCGCGACCGCACATCTCGCGATGAAAAACTATGAGGCCGCGGTCCAGGCCCTGGAGGACGGGCTCGCGACCGATCGGCCGCTGGGACCGCAGGACTACCTGCTCGACCTGCAGACCCGGGTGGCGATGTTCTACCAACTCGCACTCACCTACGTCACGATGGCGGCGGACGCGAACCCCGACGCCGCCCAACGCGACGCCCTCGTCGCCAAAGCCGACGAAGTGCTCGCCCGCTACAACGCATCCGAGGGTGCCGACAGCCGGCACCACCAGGCCAACATCGACTTCCTCAAGGGCCGGGCCGCCTTTGTCCAAGGCGTCCCCCACCTCGCGATTCAGCACCTCGAAGCCGCCAACCGCGTGCGCCAAAACGGCGACCTCCAGACCCTCATGCTCCTGGCCAAGGCCCACGACCTCAACGGCAACACCGGCAAGGCGATCGACTACTACGAGCTCCTCCTGGCCCCGGGCATGCAGCCGGGCGCGACCAACGAGCGCTTCCGACTCGTCCGGCTGTACATCGGGCTGGGCGGCGGGGAAAACCTCGAACGCGCCAACGAGCTCATCACGGCATTCATCGGATTCAACCCCGAAAACGCGCAGGCCCGACTGCTCAAGGCCGAGATCATGGCCGCCGCCGAACGCTACGACGTCGCCGCGCAGATCATCGAGACCCTCGACCTCGAAACCAACCCGCAGTTCACCGGCACCTACGCCGGCTACCTCGCGCAGGACGGCAAGACCGAAGAGGCCCTGGCCCTGCTCCGCGCCCGCCTCGAAGTGGACGCCAACGATAACTCGGCATTGGGCGTGCTGTTCTCGCTCATCACCGGACCCGAGGCCCAGCAGGCCGAGCTGGACCAGCTGCTGGCCCATGGCCTGAACGAAGAGAACGCCAGCCGCATCCGTCGCGTCATCGATACCGGTGGCCAGATGTCGATCGAAGACTGGATCGCGTTCCAGGCCGAGAGCGGGACGCCCGAGCTGGACATCAACAAGGCGCTCTTCAACACGTACCGCCGGACAGGCGACGAAGAAAAGATGCGCGAGGTGCTGGCGGAGCTCGTCAGGATCGCGCCGAACGACAAGCACGTGCTGGAGTGGCGTTTCGCGGTGGCGGTCGCCGACAAGGACTGGGCTTTGGCCGACCGTGTGATCACAAGCATCCTGGCGCTTGACCCGTCGGAGCGTTCCGAGAGCGCGGCGAGCAACGGCGCGTTCCTGCGTGCCCAGGTCCAGGCCGGCCGTATCGTCGATGAGGCCGGGGAAGGCGAGACGCCGAACCTGCGCGACGTGGTCCGCACCTACACCAACGCACTCGAAGAGAACGACACCTTTGCCCCGGGCTGGGTCGCGCTGGGCCAGGTGTATCTGATACAGCAGGACTACGCCCGAGCGCGTGACGCATTTGACCGAGCCTACCGCATCCAGCGCACCAACACCCAGGCCGCGATCCTCCTGGCTCGGACCCTGCGGCAGACCGGCGAGATCGACGCCGCGCTCGACCTCTACCGCGAGACCACCCGGCGTCAGCCCGGCAACACGGCGCTGATGAACGAGTACCTCACACTCGAAGCCAACGCCGGCGACCGGCCGACCGCGATCGCCCAGCGCGAAGCGCTCCGCGAGACCCGCCCCCAAGACAGCGCCAACCGCCGCATGCTCGCGCTCATGTACGCCCAAAGCGAACGCACCGACGACGCCCTGGCGGAGATCGACGCGATCATCGCCTACGAAGGCGTCACCCGTCAGTCGGCGATCGCCAAGGCCGAGATCTACACGATGGATGGCCAGGGCGAGCTGGGCCTGGCGCAGATGCGGGACTTCATCGAGGGCAAAGGCGAAGCCGTCGAAGAACTCGACTACCTCGCCTACGCCGAGTACCTGCTGCGGAACGGCCAGGCCGAAGCGGCCGAGTCGGTGTTCCGACAGGCGATCGCGATCGAGAACCCCGAGGCCCGTCAGGCCTCGCGCGTCTGGGCCGACGCTTTGGTCAAGCAGGGCCGGCTGGACGAGGCGGCCGCCGCCTACAACGACCTGATCCGCTCGTTCCCCGACAGCGGGGTGCTCAAGATGCAGCTCGTGCCCGTCCAGATCGCGATGGCGCAGTACGACCAGGCGCTTTCGACGCTGGGCGGCGTGCCGGCATCGGCGGAGAGAGAAGCCCTCCGCGCCCAGGCCGAGCGATTCCGCGGCAACACCGAGGAGGCGCTGGCGATCGTCGTCAACGCGCAGCGGACGTATGAAGACAACACCGCGCTGTTGAACCTGCAGGGCCAGCTGCTTACGGTGCTGGGCGAGCTGGCCTACGCGGCAGGCGAGAACGCGCGCGGCCAGGAACGCTTCGAGCAGGCCCTGGCGGTCTACATGCCGATGGTCGAACGCAACGCGTCGCTCTACGAGATCCGCGTACAGATCGCCCGGATCCAGAACGTATTGGGCAACTCCGAGGACGCCGTCACACGCCTGGTGCGTGTACTCGACGAGCGGCCCGATCTGCTTTCGGCCCGCCTGTCGCTGTTCAGCCTCTACTTGATGGAGGCCCACACCCTGCCCGAAGGCGACACGCGACGCCAGAGCCTGGCGGGGTCGGCGCTCACGGTCATCTCGCCGATGCTCGAAGACCAGCCCGACAACCCCGCCGCCCTCCGCGGCGCGGGCGAGGCCGCAGGCGTCGCCGGGCAGCACCGCCAGTCCGCCCAGTACTACGGCAAGGCGTTCGGCATCTCGGGCGAGGCCGGCGACCTGTTCCAGTACGTCACCGCGCTGCTCGCCGACGGCCGCCCGGGCGATGTGGTCGCACTCCTGGACAACCCCGACAACGCCAACCACGTCCGCGACTCGATCGTGCTCCGCGCGATGCGCGGCCGGGCCCTCGCCGGCACCAACAAACTCGACGAAGCACGCAACCTCTTCCGCAGCGTGCTCGGCAGCGCCGCATCCGACGGGGAACGCACCGAGGTCACCCGGCAGATCGCGCAGTCCCGGCTGCGCCGCGAAGCGTCGCAGATCGTCCAGGATGTGCTGGGCGACGAACGCCCGACGGGTGTCGAGCTCCAGCTGGCGTTTATCGAACGCGTTGCCGAGGACTGGTCGGCGCTGATCGACCGCCTGAGCCCCTACGAAGGCAACCCCACGGGCGACCCTGTGTTTGACCACCAGGCGATGATGATGCTCGCCCTGTCGTACCAGTCCGTCGACGGGGAAGAGGCCACCATCCGCCGCGGCCAACGGATCTACGAACGGCTGCTCGAGAACCCCAACAACGCCAACAACATGGAGCTGCTCAACAACCTGGCGTACCTGCTGAGCGACCAGCTCCAGGGCCAGGACTTCGGCCGACAAGCCGTCACCTACGCCCAGCGCGCCGCGGACCTGGTCGGGCCCAACGCCCCCGACGAGTTCCGGGCGCAGGTGCTCGACACCCTGGGCTGGGCCCACTACCGGGCCGGCAACATTGACGAGGCGCGGACCATCCTCCGCCAGAGCATCGACGCCCGCTCACTCGGGGTCAACAACATGCACCTCGGGCTGGTCTACATGTCGCTGGGCGGTGAGAACAACGACCTCCAGGCCGAGCGCTACCTCGACGATGGCCGACGCGCAAGCAACGACCCCGAAGAGCGAGCCAAGATCCAGGCGTATCTGGACGAGATCGACAGCCGATAAGCACTACCCAAACCACCTGCCCGCCCGACCGGCGCAGGCCTCCGATTCAACCGATGACACCCTGCAGGGGACTGAAGGAATAGACACGATGAGCGCGAACAACCCACTATCGAACATCCCCCCCCTGGGCGCGACCTCGGGCATGGCCCCGGGCGGCGCGTCGGGCCGGTTCCGGCAGATCGACCCGGTCCGCGTGGTCCGCACCCACATCGTGCTGCTGATCGCGGCGCTGGTGGTCGGCGTGATCCTGGGCGCGGGCTCGTGGTTCATGCTGGACCGCGGCATGGCACAGTTCACCAGCCAGGCGACGCTGAGCGTCAACGCGGGTATGTCGCGCGCCGACCAAACCGGTGTGACCGAGCTGAGCAACATGCGCGACCTCGAACCCAAGATCCTCACCGAGGTCAACGCGATCCGCTCGCAGGAGATCCTCGACGACCTGCTCAAGCAGAAGCCGGTCCGTGAGCAGACCGACTGGTTCAAGCAGTTCAACGCCGACCTCGAAGAGGCCCGCACCGACCTCGAGGAAGAAACCCTCCGCGCCAGCCACATCCGCGACACCACCCTGATCCGCGTGTCCGCGACAACGTCCAACGCGACCGACGCGCAGACCATCGTCAGCGAGCTCGTCGGCGTCTACCTGCTGCAAGTCGAGAACCGGGCCGAGTCGCGCTACGACAAGGACCGCGTGGCGTTCCAGCGCCAGTTCGAAGACGTCGTCGCGCAGATCGAGCTGCTCGAAGCCCGCATCCGCGGCCACCTCCGCGACCACCCGCAGTCGGCGATGGACCAGCGCAACGACGCCGCGACCCAGGAAGTCCTGTTCCTCAACGCCAAGAAGTCCGAGGTCATCGAGCTGCTCTCCGCGGCGCAGGCCAGCTACCAACAGCTGCAACAACGCCTCGAAGCCGGCGACTTCGCCCCGGCCGACGACGAGGTGCAGCTGATCGAGTCGTCGGTCGCGATCCAGCAGCTCGACGCCCAGCTGCGTCAGCTCCGCGTGAGCCGGGAGACCCAGATCGACAGCGGCAAGGGCGAGTCACACCCCGTGATCGAGAGCATCGACAGCCAGATCCGCCACGTCGAGCTCGAACGCGAAGAGGCGTTTGACCGTCAGGCCCGCTCGCTCTTCAACGCGAAGGTCGAGCTCGGCGCTCAGGCCGTCGCGGTCTACCAGGAACAGATCAACACGTTCGAGCCGCGGATCGCGGAGCTGCGTGCCCAGATCGAAGACTTCCAGCGGGCCCAGGCCGATTACGAGACCCTGCTGCGTAACCAGGAAGCCCTCGAGGCCCAGCGCGACGAGGCCCAGGCCAAACTCCGTGAGCTCGACGTCCTGGAGCGTCGCTCGGGCGGCATCACCGTCGAGCTGGCGAGCCCGGCGACGACGGCGAAGAAGTCGTTCCCGCCCCACTGGGCCGTCATGATCCCCGGCGTCGCGCTGCTGTTCACCGGGCTGGTCACCGGCCTCGTGTTCCTGCGCGAACTGCTCGACCAGCGCGTCCGCGCCGCCGCCGACATCAAGGCCCTCAACGACACCACGCTCCTGGGCATCATCCCCAACGCCGGCGAAGACCCCTCGGGCAAAGTCCCGGCCGAACGCGTCGTCGAACGCCAGCCCACCGGGCTCCTGGCCGAGTCGTATCGGCAGATCCGCTCCGCCGTGCTGTCGAAGATGGACCGCCGCGGCTACAAGACCCTCGCCGTCGCCGCCGCCAAGCCCGGCGCCGGCACGTCGAGCATCACCCAGAACCTGGGCGCAAGCATGGCGATGTCGGGCCGACGTGTGCTCATCATCGACACCAACTTCCGACGCCCCCACCAGAGCGACCTGCTGGGCGCGCCCGAAAGCCCGGGCCTGATCGAGGTGCTCCGCGGCGACCAGCGTGACCCGATGCAGTGCATCCACACCGTCGATGGGCTGTCGCTTTCACTGCTGCCGGCCGGCAACACGAACGGCGCAGCGCCTGAACTCCTGGAGACCCCGGCGTTCCGCGACCTGCTGGCGTCGCTCGAGTCCAGCTTCGACATCATCCTCATCGACGCGCCCCCGGCGCTCCTGACCTCCGAGGCGCAGCTGCTTTGCAAGCATGTCGACGCGATGGTCCTCGTCGCCCGGGCACGCACCGACACCCGCGGCATGCTGCAGCGGATGGTCGGCCAGCTCGACGGCCAGCGGGCCGACATCCTCGGCGTCCTGCTCAACGACGTCCTCGCCGCGGCGGGCGGCTACCTGCGGCAGAACTTCCGCGAGTTCCACCGCTACCACGGCAAGTCCAACGGCTCTGCCGCGAAGGGCACCAAGCCCAGCGCCGTCGCGGCGGCGAGCAACGGCTCGGCGCCGCCGTCGGATCGGATGAAACCGGACAGCGAAGAGACCGTCATCGTCGAGGCCCTGCAGGACCGCGACGAGCTGGAAGACCTCGACGATTTCGATGATTTCGACGAGGACAAAGACTAGGCACTGCGGCGACACGCCGCGGTGAAACACCGCCAGAAGGGGCGGCCCCGCGGAGACGCGGGAGGGGTAAAGAAAAGTCGGCGGCGGGGGCGCCATGGAGTTTGTTGTGTTGACGCCGACCGCTTGGATTTCTGGAAGCGCGGGCCTGCTGGGCCCGTCGCCGGTGGCACCGCCGACCTTGGCGGCCGCGCCGTCGCTTGACGCGCTGATGCCGATGCTGGCTGTGCTGGGCATCGCGCTCGCGGTCTCGCTCATCCTGACGCCCGTGATGCGCCGCATCGCGCTGGCCAGCGGCATCGTGGACTGGCCCGACGCCAAACGCAAAGCACACGCCAAGCCTGTCGCGTACCTCGGCGGCGTAGCGATCTTTTTGGGCTGGCTGGCCGGGGTCGTCTACTTCATCTTGATGCTCGCGCCCGATGTCTTCGGCGCGGCCGTGACACTGCCCGAGGGCGTCCCCGAGTTCCCACGCGAAAGCTTCCC
The sequence above is a segment of the Phycisphaeraceae bacterium D3-23 genome. Coding sequences within it:
- a CDS encoding tetratricopeptide repeat protein; protein product: MATRINTKFAIILAVAVVIIGVGGAFAAKKFIFKSAQQYASEGDQFLEDAQAAFAAGDIEEANALFDRAARRYNAANRKAEGNNEYVYKSIIANAAYICESTTEAQNRLGMITGARQIAHDSVGATEEDQVQYYEGLMARHRMGLVIDGYRPWIGNLYGATDAQLDVDEDNALARRWRGIAGVYLLRNDMPPEERIVPLDDLKDALEDTPNDALLLHHVAVWHSNEARRIRNAEGGATTESITRLEAQSREYSAQALAADPDDPYNRLSHLDILMRSPLDEEVRDAILTNLLVLGQQLADNADDRALLYDAEIQRVVGWLAALPQIIGDPEDARGQAPMLALAQATVADAPDHMSRYLTLATAHLAMKNYEAAVQALEDGLATDRPLGPQDYLLDLQTRVAMFYQLALTYVTMAADANPDAAQRDALVAKADEVLARYNASEGADSRHHQANIDFLKGRAAFVQGVPHLAIQHLEAANRVRQNGDLQTLMLLAKAHDLNGNTGKAIDYYELLLAPGMQPGATNERFRLVRLYIGLGGGENLERANELITAFIGFNPENAQARLLKAEIMAAAERYDVAAQIIETLDLETNPQFTGTYAGYLAQDGKTEEALALLRARLEVDANDNSALGVLFSLITGPEAQQAELDQLLAHGLNEENASRIRRVIDTGGQMSIEDWIAFQAESGTPELDINKALFNTYRRTGDEEKMREVLAELVRIAPNDKHVLEWRFAVAVADKDWALADRVITSILALDPSERSESAASNGAFLRAQVQAGRIVDEAGEGETPNLRDVVRTYTNALEENDTFAPGWVALGQVYLIQQDYARARDAFDRAYRIQRTNTQAAILLARTLRQTGEIDAALDLYRETTRRQPGNTALMNEYLTLEANAGDRPTAIAQREALRETRPQDSANRRMLALMYAQSERTDDALAEIDAIIAYEGVTRQSAIAKAEIYTMDGQGELGLAQMRDFIEGKGEAVEELDYLAYAEYLLRNGQAEAAESVFRQAIAIENPEARQASRVWADALVKQGRLDEAAAAYNDLIRSFPDSGVLKMQLVPVQIAMAQYDQALSTLGGVPASAEREALRAQAERFRGNTEEALAIVVNAQRTYEDNTALLNLQGQLLTVLGELAYAAGENARGQERFEQALAVYMPMVERNASLYEIRVQIARIQNVLGNSEDAVTRLVRVLDERPDLLSARLSLFSLYLMEAHTLPEGDTRRQSLAGSALTVISPMLEDQPDNPAALRGAGEAAGVAGQHRQSAQYYGKAFGISGEAGDLFQYVTALLADGRPGDVVALLDNPDNANHVRDSIVLRAMRGRALAGTNKLDEARNLFRSVLGSAASDGERTEVTRQIAQSRLRREASQIVQDVLGDERPTGVELQLAFIERVAEDWSALIDRLSPYEGNPTGDPVFDHQAMMMLALSYQSVDGEEATIRRGQRIYERLLENPNNANNMELLNNLAYLLSDQLQGQDFGRQAVTYAQRAADLVGPNAPDEFRAQVLDTLGWAHYRAGNIDEARTILRQSIDARSLGVNNMHLGLVYMSLGGENNDLQAERYLDDGRRASNDPEERAKIQAYLDEIDSR
- a CDS encoding AAA family ATPase, which encodes MSANNPLSNIPPLGATSGMAPGGASGRFRQIDPVRVVRTHIVLLIAALVVGVILGAGSWFMLDRGMAQFTSQATLSVNAGMSRADQTGVTELSNMRDLEPKILTEVNAIRSQEILDDLLKQKPVREQTDWFKQFNADLEEARTDLEEETLRASHIRDTTLIRVSATTSNATDAQTIVSELVGVYLLQVENRAESRYDKDRVAFQRQFEDVVAQIELLEARIRGHLRDHPQSAMDQRNDAATQEVLFLNAKKSEVIELLSAAQASYQQLQQRLEAGDFAPADDEVQLIESSVAIQQLDAQLRQLRVSRETQIDSGKGESHPVIESIDSQIRHVELEREEAFDRQARSLFNAKVELGAQAVAVYQEQINTFEPRIAELRAQIEDFQRAQADYETLLRNQEALEAQRDEAQAKLRELDVLERRSGGITVELASPATTAKKSFPPHWAVMIPGVALLFTGLVTGLVFLRELLDQRVRAAADIKALNDTTLLGIIPNAGEDPSGKVPAERVVERQPTGLLAESYRQIRSAVLSKMDRRGYKTLAVAAAKPGAGTSSITQNLGASMAMSGRRVLIIDTNFRRPHQSDLLGAPESPGLIEVLRGDQRDPMQCIHTVDGLSLSLLPAGNTNGAAPELLETPAFRDLLASLESSFDIILIDAPPALLTSEAQLLCKHVDAMVLVARARTDTRGMLQRMVGQLDGQRADILGVLLNDVLAAAGGYLRQNFREFHRYHGKSNGSAAKGTKPSAVAAASNGSAPPSDRMKPDSEETVIVEALQDRDELEDLDDFDDFDEDKD
- a CDS encoding exosortase/archaeosortase family protein, with translation MTSTQATNLPPARTDTPFLGWPGRVWVVVFGLLFIFLHLQFFRRMTIVGLNDGDWSHILVIPFISIYYIYTNRERILAQPRRVCLWGLPLIVAGIFGYAMGITPIRNDMAQGYSIILALFGLLLLLLGPKAMRILWFPVAFMVFGVKVSDAIWSVVAGMLQYVAARGAVMFINMLSPLTDMYAEIRGSTIDLDYTYQGVITQTPLNVAEACSGLRMLMAFLALGVALAFLFPRRWWQRVALVLLAAPIAIFVNTLRVTVLALLYLIDPNYAQGQFHIFVGMLMLIPAAGLLMFVGWCLEKMVVGERTEKPAQPIPPKHDPERFDVDWLALVRGLWVGVAIMTAAGLAYLFLLNHITDGILTDEMSFGWPAALNLVGLGTMLVALAIIAVFLRKLTGKPKTDRRWFAALGLGLGVLATASVGNAAMTKAMKISLVKDAVPLQYNLAAEFPREIGKWVVVSQDARLGHDLEDELGATEYITVWFLDSSSERTVEDLDIQLNPEGRSLVAGYEPGDAAVLHIAYYTGIVDTVPHVPDKCWIVAGGTVAHRGTYKINLGGEGYRDDPESDGLLARSTFGYDVRIPRDDIEMIIFAADMEGGATSAAAYFFVANGDYMASSHQVRFSFDLRDRYAYYCKVEVRFPGVNDPEELRLLTEDFLSDLMPEVMAILPDWTEVQAGRYPEPDGSAPPPPSPQDPVTPQN